The proteins below are encoded in one region of Podarcis raffonei isolate rPodRaf1 chromosome 8, rPodRaf1.pri, whole genome shotgun sequence:
- the SLC7A6OS gene encoding probable RNA polymerase II nuclear localization protein SLC7A6OS — translation MERTAVLRVKRKRGLAVPAEALVLACKRLRTEEGAATPGGDEVEKNLFKLVATVASEDEPVEKYVKEAITKNKSAQLLRPSLGSAQRVIQDLRSSKYASRQESRYRLIASHRPNFSDGESEVLPANGEELNKSNHLVSGAKKDTTHEETHSIADSCGKFQLFDIEQEEDVEKDTGMSAAHLQKPGSDAILCNAVEMIRESLTITDSKEAEHNLKEEYVYDIYCMETASPCWIENILSVQPYTQDCELVDENHIAEEIYDDEDDENNENNWRNDYPDEDEFLPGEDEESEHGSISDEDNGYIRRTWEKYQSDVLLEFEYDGLQELDSE, via the exons ATGGAGCGCACAGCGGTGCTGCGCGTCAAGAGGAAGCGCGGCCTGGCTGTGCCGGCCGAAGCGTTGGTGTTGGCCTGTAAGCGGCTCCGGACGGAGGAAGGCGCTGCCACACCGGGCGGGGATGAAGTGGAGAAGAATCTTTTCAAGCTGGTGGCCACCGTAGCCTCGGAG GATGAGCCTGTTGAGAAGTATGTAAAAGAAGCCATTACCAAAAACAAATCAGCTCAACTCTTGCGACCTTCGCTAGGAAGTGCCCAGAGAGTTATTCAGGACCTTCGTTCTTCCAAGTATGCCAGCAGACAGGAAAGCCGCTACCGTCTAATCGCCAGCCACCGACCAAATTTCTCTGATGGAGAAAGTGAAGTACTTCCTGCGAATGGGGAGGAGTTGAATAAAAGCAACCATTTGGTCTCTGGAGCAAAAAAGGACACTACACATGAAGAAACCCATAGTATTGCAGACTCCTGTGGAAAATTTCAGTTGTTTGATATTGAACAAGAAGAGGATGTAGAAAAGGATACTGGTATGTCAGCTGCACACTTACAG AAACCGGGTTCAGATGCCATTCTCTGTAATGCTGTTGAAATGATTCGTGAGAGTTTAACCATAACGGACAGTAAAGAAGCAGAGCATAATTTAAAGGAGGAATATGTTTATGACATCTACTGCATGGAAACAGCATCTCCATGCTGGATTGAGAACATACTGTCTGTTCAGCCCTACACCCAGGATTGTGAACTG GTGGATGAAAATCACATTGCCGAAGAAATatatgatgatgaggatgatgagaaCAATGAGAACAATTGGCGAAATGACTACCCAGATGAAGATGAGTTCCTCCCTGGGGAAGATGAAG aatCAGAGCATGGAAGCATCAGTGATGAAGATAATGGATATATCAGGAGAACATGGGAA